In the genome of Aedes aegypti strain LVP_AGWG chromosome 2, AaegL5.0 Primary Assembly, whole genome shotgun sequence, the window TCGTGCAtacaccccgcgcctatcgacgccttggtgCGAAAAGATGcttaaacgatacataaagcgttcgtattgcgataatcgttccatctttcataaggcaaaatgtatgaaattcgatagtccagttcgctgcgtgcatgatcacaagtgtcaagctTCATTAATGGACCCaacttttaaattaaagtttaaacatgatatagccgttatttgagcggggaaaattgctaaagtagttgcagtaacatgctttttcgtgttattacataaaaacaagattttaataaaaattttaggacccaattgattctaattcgatttttgctacttttgatgaaatgcaaaaatatacttaggctaattacgcgcttttatcatgtttgtccattgtttaagatccgggctcacagtgatagttcgtgacagcaaaatctcggctcactgtgacgtagagaaattttgtattggtatCTCCCTCCCAGACACCGACCcatcgtcgaagttcaatggaataggccaaatttgggttattttgagtttacctaacgttaagttgtttttaCCCACTACGgggacttcgaaagctaacgctgggtagacTTTTTTTagcactgagttgtttgttttgctgtTGTCAAACGGAAACTACCTACTGATAGGTATAtgtcagttaacccaaatttgggttatcccacggaagagccgaattgcgtcaaaagaagtcaaagttgagttgatttgtggctccgtgtactggtattgctgtttgcatttgagatgcaaatctcgactaattgtctttcgaatgcggtaacataaaacaatcaaaggacacctagcaacgattatataaatcaccgccaccctagcaagaaaaacatatctttgacatcgcattgcttataaaaaatcttaccgcgtttggtgttctcgcatttgatttttgcatttcaaatgcacacatcAATACATTTGACAGATATAATTTACatcaatctgattccaactacagacatggtaaaatcaagcgcatttctggtctgctgaaaaatgccggtgcgagcgcttaagcaCGCTTAAGTttaccccctaaaatggtagtttttacctgagacgagactcgcgaagacggtcttctttttctgtgattgctgagtttttttcttattccactttgcgtttataccaattatgcacatgctgttcaaaccctcacataaacctctcagcaaaaaatgattgagtttgcatcacatcgaatcacaaatagccgtttgagtgaaatttcatgccagcaaacgtagcagacattagaaataattaatcctctgcttagatttatcagcaactttggaaaaaactgctccgccgactgaggtttttaacaacagtttactttgaacacaatacttttcacttgttcagccataaaaacggtgggctgcatttgacgtttcgtgagaggggaatctgggctgcatatgacgttgatatttttcctcttcgcgagtctctctcaggtttttACCGCACAAATTTTTTGCGTGTAGGCATTTTTTCCGCTTTTTTTTCCTGTGTAGGTAtaaatgagcctatgcatgctataaaacgtttgacttttactgtgcgccctgttttcaagttgcccgtgagagagagcgagacagcaccaacacacggcgcacagtaaaagtcatgagaacaaaagaatttatggcacgtacagaggctcatgatCGACtgtgagcctctgtacgtgccataaattcttttgttctcatgacttttactgtgcgccgtgtgttggtgctgtctcgctctctctcacgggcaacttgaaaacagggcgcacagtaaaagtcaaacgttttatagcatgcataggctcgtAGCGATTGGACATGGACATCCCTTTTGTAAACATCAAATGTGTTGAGTCGACTGATTGTTATTGTTAGCTTTTTCTTGGTGTTTCGTTTGAGATTTTCCTAGCAGTGAAATTCGTCATTATTTTATTCATTGTCTGTTCAGAAAGAATCCGAAAGTATTACCAATATGTCGCAGGCGGTCAAGGCTCAGCTGGAAGTGAAATCCAAGTGCGAACAAGCGCAGCATACCATCAAAGGGCTGTATGATTGGGAGCAGGAAGTGAAGCAGAAGGAGGCCCAGTCTCGACAGCAAGATAAAGAGGTTAGTTTTATCTGGAAAAGTCCCCAATTGGATACCACTTTGTTTCTAAGAAACGTACGGTAAGGAAAAGGGTGGTATCCTTTGGAATATAATGTAGTTTGAAgtgtttgttattttgtagATGTGTTACtgttttcaacttttcaaatcagtatttaaaaaataaagaaatcgcTCCCTTCTCCGAATAGTTTAAAGCTGCCATTCTCCATTTTCTAGGGTAGTTTGGGGATTTTAAGCACTAAAGACTATACAAAACAACAGTCAGAAATGTTTTATAAATTGAAGTCTCGTAAATATAAGCAGTAGCCTGGGACActattatatggaaaatgtaaaGTCTCACTCCAGTCCTATTTTGGGTTCCATATTTTGGTCCCATGACACCTGTGTAATATTTCAGTTCGATTGGTGGAACTATAATTTATCACAAGcttttcaaagtttatatgggatttactattgataaacttacattttcaaagaaaactcgtcagaggtcgcccattgacctctataaaaaatctattctaTAATACTCCTCAGATTGCACCATGTCCCAAGTTTATTATAGAAACACATCTACAGTAAGTATCAAATATTGATATCCAACCAGTttgtttctatctttattaacgagttttttagccctgggctagttcatctcgggactaaCGGCTTTACTTTCCATCCGAAGGACCAGGTATTCGGTGCTTATGAAGCCAAACTTTTTAGAATTGTTGCGTCGCTACCAAACTAGATCGCGCCAGTGTGAATCGCGACACACCTCAATTCGCCGCTTTTTAAAATCAGTCTTTAAGTGGgccgctgcattcttacgatgctTATGAACACAGCGTACTGTTCAAATATTAGTCGCAATGCTTgaagattgagaaaaaataaataaaataaaagtttttccttatttttgCTGGATTTATAATAATCCAACATTTTCCGACTTGTTCCAACATCTTTTTCGAATATTATTTATTCATGTATACAGTACATTACCTGTACAAAAAAACATGAACACCTCCATGATTAATTTTGGGCAAATTTCCTCTATAGAATTATCTGAAATCCGGCGGTAAGATTCACTTCTATATGAAGCATATTTCAACATTGTAACATTGATCAGCCGGGTAACATTAATCGGAATGATCCTCCTAGTAAGAAGCTGAATCTAATcaaatctatttatttatttatttttattgaaagtgTATCTTAATACAAAGATTCAGACAATTTGACCGAGAAAAATCTTCATGCCAAAgtaccctccccttggttatgcgaccttgccgcgatgggagggcataatccattagcccatatgatggaaaccaaaggcgtaacctgtagtggtggtatcacattttggcattttttgcttaaagccgcgtcctaattcatatggcatagacgcaataatatctcggatgtgatccaacggacattctgcgtaattgatagaattgatgcccatttcaaataatcaatctattcgaagtggacattaatactattggtgacgttcagtttgccttttgctaaccagaatgatccgtagccactcttactattagctagctagatacatcgttatcatatacgacgcagggaatacttaggaactcttaggaaaatgactagtacatagtttcccaaactgtgggtcgcgaccccctgGGGGGTCGTGAGTCTGTAtttggtgggtcgcgaaaaaaatccaaaatattaatttatttccaagcttttttaaagtttccaaaaactttGACCACTGGCTAGAAATTATTCATCATAGAATCACTAGAATTGTTTCTTCCAGTGATTAGGCATGGGTCAGCCGGCACTATCAAAACTAATCTAAggctaaaatatttgaataattattaaaaaaaagggtCTATAATCGAGCTTCCATGAGTCAAAGAGATTATCAGCCCATGGATATAGCGAGtaatgtaacaaatatttttaataaactgtttgaGAGGAATATCATAgcactcttttttttttagtgtgATTCACGGTGTCAATATctcaattattatcaaactttcaTGCTCCATGACTTTATGGTTGGAAGAACATAACATATTCTGTCGAagaaaatttcccatgcatttGGTATGGGACTGTTTTAGCTGCAAAATTTGCTTTGCttgtattttgtatgtaaaataacccttaaatttgaaaatatttcattttctccgacagaatatttttaaactttcagGGTGTGAAAGAAATTTGCAAGTGCATGCAACAAAGATTATAATAGAAATATTGATCCCGTGTGGTTCCGAGAGCCAATGTTGAGCAATAGGACATCTACTCGTGGAAGTTTCACataattggaaaattttaaattttgcaagAATATAATCAGTTCTATATGGAATTTTGATAGATGTCGAGACATTCAAACAATTCATGTTGTTATAAAAGTTTCCTATGTTAATGTTTTCATCTTGTAACGAGAAGGTGCGTGTTAACAAATAGATTTTTATTCACTGTAGTTTCAATCAAGCATAGCGCATGCCAATATCAATTACGTCTTGTGATCATATCCCAATCCGAATTAACAAATAAGTGACATCAGAAGCTACAGTACACAACTTGTCTATGGACAATTTTCCTCTGGTGGGTCGCAAGAAATATGCTTATTGGCTAGGTGGGTCGCGAaaccaaaaagtttgggaacctatgcactagtagattcactgagtagaaataaatggcgacaatcttattttaatatggtttttacattgccataataagaaatacctcttttgtaacagcggtaaaaataatctaattccagcttcattttcgcaaaatttacaagtagaaagaaggcgttgtgaagcattgcatttgccaccgaaaagtgaatcttgtaggagactgtaatagaagcctgaggtaactttactcttcaatattcactataaaaataactatggaaagtaagacgctgagatcgatcattagggtacacttgctagtttcgagaaaatgttgaacatacaaggaaagcgacttttttctttaaggatatatgaacggaatgaccaataaatacttttaacaacaaaaaatgaaattaactagaactcttactaaacagcctaatattgttaagacttgacgacaattgacatttaagactctattcttacgtaaaagacaggagtaatcagaatagcacttgaatgacaaaatattcaaaaccatttcgactagacagtattagtaatgacactactacactactatttcaaacaatttctgatggagctgctgatttgcACAATGCTTTCTTTTCTCAGAAgtaagggaatatgggtacttttcaaaaactaccacgtcacaatactaataaaaaaagcagtgttcatgtgggcgccattgcctagtccgtctgagtattggtcctggtagaggggaaacttggcaaaagccagaccgagggttcagccttgacaagttaagctgtcaggcagctccaactgaataccatacaaaaaaaaatctccatgccaaagtgaatcatgggagTGTCTAAGTAGTTCTTTTTCTTTGCTCTATGTAGGGTAAAAAGTGGCACGATGGGTCAGGTTGCAAAATAGGTCAGTGTCATTTTGAAgcgcaatttatatttttttgtgacatgaatattttttcgatGACAAACGTATAGCTACTTGAGGAATACGTGTTGGTTTTAttgattcttcaaaatattaatGAAAACCGCTAATTTTCGTAAGCGATTCATTACATTTCTAAAGACAAAGTGAGTAGAAAAAATTGTGTGTACTGCATACCTATTTGTTCAGAGAAAAAATTAATTCAACACAGGGTGACCCATTTTTCCCTTGGGTTCAAATAATAGTTCAAGCATGCGTTCCTGAAAATGCTCGTTAAAAGGCggatatcaaacttttttttaacttttcattCGCTTATTATCATATCTTATTAATgtgtgaaattattttttgttctagAAACAAAAAAGGTCAACTCAAATTGTGTATTAGAAGATACGTGGGTCCTGACCCATTTTTCCCTTGAGTTTCAAATTATAGTTTAAGCATGCGTTCCTAAAAATGCTCGTTAAAAGGTggatatcaaacttttttttaacttttcattCTTAATGTGTGAAactaattttttttctagaaacaaaaaaagtcaACTCAAATTGTGTATTATCTTCTTACTTCATTATATTGTAAAGATTGGACTAATTTTTAAAAGGGAGCTGAAAATCGTTATGAAAATAGTACTGACTAAATCGAGTCATCTGTGTAATCTTAACAATGAACTATTCAACTAGGGACCAACAAACGTCTCAGCAGAAAATTTGTTGCCTGAACGTTATAGTAAACTTCGACTGTAGAAATAGTATGTTTTTCGTGTGGCTTTATTTGTAGTTGTGTTTTAAATGGGAAACGCTCAATGGTGCAGCATAACTGAAATGTGGTTTTCGGGTACGTTTCACAGGAAGGATTTACGACACCGATCAGAAGTCATGTTGATAAAATGAATAAGTTTGCGGAAGATCAACTAGCTTCAGAAAAACAGGAATTATTCAGCGAATCAACTATTTCGAAGGATGTCAATGAAGCAGAGCATTATAACAGGAAAGGAAATGAGTTTTGTAGAATGGCTAAAGGTGGAGCAGATGCAAGCTCGTACAATGAAAAGCTCGACCTTGATGCTATCGAAATGTATACCCAAGCTATTGAACTCAACAGTCACAAGCCAGATTATTATCTTAACCGAGCCTATTGTTATTTCAAGCTAGAGCGATATGAAGAATGCATTTCTGATTGTAATTCTGCAATTGATCTGGATAATACGTATACCAATACATACTACCGTAGAATGTTGGCGTATGAATACATGGGCAATAGTGCAACAGCCTACACAGAATgtcaaagaattttgaaaatgacgAAAGATGCTTCTGATATAACAAGAACCAAACAAGACATGCAGAGGATTGAAGGACGATTGAGAACTGAAGCAGACAAGCATAAGGCTTTGGGAAATAAGTATCTCTCAAGTAAGGACTATGAACAAGCATGTGACTGTTTCACGAAGGCCGTTTCCGTCTTTCCTAATGAACCTATCTATTATAACAATCGTGGCTTAGCTTATTATCACCTAAAGAATTATGACAGCTGTTTGGAAGATTGTAATAAAGCCATTGAGCTGGATAATAATTACTTTCGCCCTTACTACCGGCGAGCATGCGTTCAAGAGCATCGTGGAAACTACCAAGAAGCCATAAGAGACTTGAAAAAGTTCCTTGAATTAGTGAAGGACGAGAAACAAAGGCAAACCGCGGTAAGAGATTTGGAACGTTTGCAACAGCTTCTCCATAAAGAGAAAAACCCTGAGCCTCATAATTGGGATGAACTACGGAAGAATACGTCCGTTATTAATTTCACCCAAAAAGCTCCTCATCTACGTTCTAAGGTAAATTTATTGATTATTATCTAAGCATTATACTAAAAAGCACAATATCTTTACAGAAACCACTGAAAAGGATTGCTATCTCTGAAGTTTCTTGCTCTGTCGATCCAAAATCAAATCCTTCCAACTATGTCATCGCATCCAATTACGAAACAATTCCAGACTCAGTCATTGACaaaatattcaacaataataCCGGTGAACGTGTAGTGGAACCAAAAGTGGAAAACAAGTTGGAACATCTGTTTCCATCGTCTGCGAAGTCCAAGTTAATGCAACTTTTTTCGCCTCCCACTACACCATCAAGTCCACCTAGTGAACCATTCGGTAAACCAACAGCAAGTTGTGAATCCAATTCCTTTGGTAACAACAGTAACAAAGTGCCTAGCTGTCCTGAGTTGCATGAAAAAGGAGCAACGACTATTAAGCCGATCTTGGATTCAAAGAACCGCTCCAGTATGCCGCAGCCAGCAGAACAAGTGAAACAAGAGAAAGAAAAGATTAATCAAGGAAACGTAAGTTTGCGAAACCATTGTTGCATTgcatgattgttttttttttgtgcgttGATCTACAACATGCTATCGGCGTGTTTTCTTGTTAATATATGCTCATCGTTTGGTTCGAAGTGTTTATATGCAAACTAAAAAAGATTACTCAATAGGCCTCCGAAAGATTGTACAATACCTAAGTATTGTAAGTTCGGTAAATTGTTAGAAAATGATACCCAAATTCGAGCGCATCCAGATGCGAATCGATTGCACCCTGCTTCCGAAGTTAGGTATCTCGCATAGGTTCgaagaaaaatccaacttcggcgagGAACCATTTCTAACTTTTTACCACACATGTCATGGTTATGCACCAAAGACTTCTAGTattgcatttggtcccttggtactgcaaaagatACCCAAGTTTGATACTACACTTTTCACGGTATTCTAGATATTGCTCTATTACCGTATGTGCCATaacattttgggcaactgcaaagAACATGGAGGTCTTTCGTGGTTGATGGTACTTAATCTGCAATTGCTGCATATAAACAGTTATTGTATaagttgaattttcaatttaagtTCATTTTTAGTAGGAAAGAGTCTTACAAATGTCGTGGTAATGTTATAATTAAATTATAACATCTGTTGCTCTAGTGGGGTCTTTCCCACTTTAAATCAACTTCAATTGTACTTATTCAGTAATGCTAGCCTCTTGTAAACCGTTTACATGCATAAACAGCAGCTTGTGTAACATCCCTGGGCTTGGAATTTCGCAGCGAGCGTTGATTCcagataattgatcgctgtatTTTGTGGTGTTGATTGGAGGTTGCATGAACTTTAAAACAATGGcagttttattttacaatcagaTTTTTTGGGGTATTCTATCCTACTGCATAATACGGTTACCATTCATTGAAATCATGTATACTacaggaaaatataatttcgaGTTGGTGAGAAGATTACACACTGAGGGAGGGTTAAGACCCAgttagacccttgaatgtgcaatgtggttTAGTAtatgggaatgccattgacgatTTGTAATCTTCCACGAGGTATTTCGAgacccaacagggcgcgtgcaccgggttgcggataggaacAAATGGAGATCAGCAGCATCGACTTAAATAATAAAGCAAAATGCCGTTCTATGACTAGGTGATGTTAATTCACTctctgggaattctggccttgatattaatttttcacttgaaaaataatacaaaaatgatACCTAATAAAAACAGAGCACCCTTACTGCAGTAATCAATCTGA includes:
- the LOC5565717 gene encoding RNA polymerase II-associated protein 3 isoform X1; the protein is MSQAVKAQLEVKSKCEQAQHTIKGLYDWEQEVKQKEAQSRQQDKEEGFTTPIRSHVDKMNKFAEDQLASEKQELFSESTISKDVNEAEHYNRKGNEFCRMAKGGADASSYNEKLDLDAIEMYTQAIELNSHKPDYYLNRAYCYFKLERYEECISDCNSAIDLDNTYTNTYYRRMLAYEYMGNSATAYTECQRILKMTKDASDITRTKQDMQRIEGRLRTEADKHKALGNKYLSSKDYEQACDCFTKAVSVFPNEPIYYNNRGLAYYHLKNYDSCLEDCNKAIELDNNYFRPYYRRACVQEHRGNYQEAIRDLKKFLELVKDEKQRQTAVRDLERLQQLLHKEKNPEPHNWDELRKNTSVINFTQKAPHLRSKKPLKRIAISEVSCSVDPKSNPSNYVIASNYETIPDSVIDKIFNNNTGERVVEPKVENKLEHLFPSSAKSKLMQLFSPPTTPSSPPSEPFGKPTASCESNSFGNNSNKVPSCPELHEKGATTIKPILDSKNRSSMPQPAEQVKQEKEKINQGNCPSGIAQGTECKSGESSQTANTQAKMSPEEKQEERSNIKASGLSGTSNPFPSIPSSSVKFYHSWCNLKTAEEKYQYLKTLENAPLHKLLGVNLGSDMLSDILQVLKQFCLQDKTSPMKILSEIAMNKESGILIMMLGEKDKHALIQLLELMNELNDDKDQILTIKKSLII